AAGGGCCGCGATGTCCTCCGGCGTTGTCCATCGCGGAATATCTTCGGGTGAACCCCACGAGAGATTGGCAGGGGTGTTGATAACGGTCGGTATGATACAATTCGCAGTGACGCCGTATTCCTTTGTTTCGAGAGCGATCGTCTGGGTAAATGCGATCACTGCGGATTTTGCCGCGACATACGCCGACTTCTTCGGATCGGGATGCAGCGCCGTCTCGGCGCCGATCGTGACGATCGAACCACGACCGAGCGGCTTCATGAGTTTGGTTGCCTCTTTGACGGTGACGAATGTGGAAACAATATTGAGATCAAGCACAAAACGGAAATCCTCGATCGGCATCTCTTCGTGCGCCGCCCAGGGCTTCAGGCCGCCAATGGTTGCAATCAGTTGCATCGGTGCGCCGAGTTTCGCGGCAAGCACACCATACGCCTCGCGAACGGATTGCTCGTCCGTACTATTGATCTTCGCGAATGCGAAGCGCTCGTGCGTGAAACCGTCGTCGAGCACATCGAAGCCCGCGACATTCCATCCCGCTGCGAGATATGACTCGCGGATACCGCGACCGAGACCGCCGGAAGAGCCCGTCAGAAAAAGCGTGTCCATATGGTGTATATGCGTTGCGGCGTCCGCGCCCATTCGTCACTCAATGACGACCATGCCGCTACGATGTTCGTTGCCAAAGACGAAGCGGTAATAATACACACCGGCCGCTAATGACGCAGGCAGTTGGTATCGCACCTGGTGTTCGCCTGCCTGCTCGAGGTGCTGCATGATCGGAGTTGCAACTACTTGTCCGAGTGCGTTCAGAAGTTGAAGTTCCATCACGCCGCTCGTCGGCAGTGTGTACGAGAATTCGAGCGATTGTCCGCGATGCGCCGGGTTCGGCGAGACCTCACGAATGGCAAGCGAATTCCCCGAGCCATATTCCGGCGTTACTCCGCTTTCGAGACCGCAACCATACACCAGCAACGTTAGCGTCGTGCCGTCGGTAAAGTGGACAGTGAAGAACGAGCTGTCATTACCGGTTTGCGTGGGTGTGAACCGCACAGAAATATATGCGCTTGCGCCGGATGAGACGGTGATCGGGTTTGCCGAAGTGACAGAAGTTACGATATTGAAAGACGTCGGTGGGGTGCACCATACCGAATCGATGACCTTGTCACCGATCCCCAAATTCGAGATCTTTACCGAATCGATCTGCGACGTCCCGACCGCGATGCACGGTATTACGAATCCTTTGCCGACCGGCCCCGAACCGGCGAGCAGAAGCTGAGCAAAATGCATGCAATCGGCGTCGAGCAGTAACGTGGTACTGTATGCCCCGGAAATACTCGAAACGAATTGAACATGGACGACGATGGAATCACCAGCAGCGAGCGAAGACGACGGTTTGTCGAGCAGCGTGAACCCTGCAGACCCCGACGGATCGAGCTTTAGGTTGCTGAGATTGATTGCCAGTTTTCCGGTATTCACTAACGTCAGGGAAAGCGTATCGGGCGTATTCGCGACAAACTCTACGTTGGTCTTTCCATGAGCTGCAAGAGCCGCTCCTGCGTCGATGGCAATGTCGATGGTCGTCATGTTGCCTGCGAGGTCGGTGACGGTAAGCCTGACGAAGGCTTCTCTCGTACTATCGAGCGATGCAACGGAAAAGCTCGCACTATCTTCAGCTGTCACCTCCAGATCGTTCAACGACGGGTTAAACCCGACATTGTAGAGCGAGTCGATCACGATCGCTCCCAAACCGGAATGGCTCGATCCAGCCTCGCGCAACTGAACCAGGCCGCCAAAACAGCCCGATGCTTGAAGACTTGCGTCCGGAGCCACCGTATCGAGTAAGAACAGTGCGCGATGTCCGAGCGCCGAAGGCCACGCGTAGCTGTCGTCGGTCGTATAGCCATACGATGAAACGCCTACCTCGGCCGTTGAGGTAATGGTATGGCCGCCCGCACCACCACCCGCACTATTGAACTTGACTTGGATATGCTCCCAAGTTGAATTACCGATCTGTTTCTTGACTCGTGACGTGCCCAACAATTGATTGACGCCAATTCCATCGACCATGACTTTCGAGTCATTGGCGACCGGAGTAAAGATATTTATATAATTCGTAAAGTCGGGCTGCCCCGCACCAAGCGACCCTCCAAGTGCAGGAATTATGCAACTTGCGCTTGTTGAGTACTGCTCGACCGGCTCCAGCACCATCATTGCCGGGTCACCGGAATTTCGCTTGCTCACCGATGGTGCGGTATGGGTGGAGGACTCGATATACTGCACGAGTAGAAATGGTGCAGTACTTGTCCATTCGGAAGCGTCGGAAATATCATATAGAAACAACGGAGCCATCTTCGTGTCGATCGAATAGACCGAGGATCCGTTGCGCATGATCGCCTGCGATGGCTGAGTTCCGATAATGAGAAATGCATCTCCACCGTACTGTCTTCCGGCAAACGGGCCGGAAAAATAGTGCTGTCCCCATGCTTGGGTGGGCGGAAGCATTTCGAGAACGTAGTCGCACGATGCATCGGGAGCAGGAATGTTGGGACAGACGGACGCACCCATCACGCCGACCGGATGATTCGCGTGGACGAGCGTACCGGTAAGATCCGGGACACTCCCGGAAACCGGACCGACGGACTGGAACTGCACGCATTCGCCGCGCATAAGCATTACCGTGAAGGGAGTCCCGGCCGCATGGGCAACTGCCGTAGGCTTCCCGTTCTGGCGGATGTCAAAGCTGGGCGTGATCGTAACAGTCGTGGAATCATGATTCGCCACAACGACAAACTCGGAAGGCATATCAGCAAGACTCGGATCGACCAGGAACGCACTGTACGCTGCGACTACATAGTCCTTCCCCCACCCCGAAGCCGGCAAGCTCGACATCCCGTCACTGGTGAACGGCGCTCGTGAAAGAAAAGAAACGGCGATATCTGCGTCCGGTGACCAGACATGGACAGTCTTGTTCTCTATTATCCCCGAACTCTGTAATTCGATCGACTTCCCGAAGTCATTGACGCTCGACGCGAGCGCAACGAACGAATTTGCGTTCACGAGACGCTGAAGCACAGGGCCGTTGCCAAACTGCGCGTATACAGTGGCATTATTCGGAGAGGATATATACAGGTAAAAGTATCGGGTTGGGTCAACATTTGCCTGAAAATTCTGCGGAATCGCGAACCAGTAATCCCTGCCGAGTTTGGAGGCATTTGCAAGCGAACTTGCGCGATCCGATTTATGGACGGTTACGTGGATCGGTTGCTGAGCGAAGCTCGTCGCCGCGGCGATGAGGAGGATTTGAAACAGCCACAACTGTGCGAGGGGCTTCATAGAGAATAATCCGATGATGAAATACTGGACAATAATAACAAACACCTTGACCACGATTTTGTTACTCTAAAACATTTCTGAGTTACAATATCCCATATTCTACGACCGTATCTTTGTCAACCGGATCACGGACATGCGTTCATGCAATTCGCCCAAATTAGACATATCATTATCGTTACCGCCTTGCTGCTGACAGCGGCAGTAGTGGCTCGGTCGCAGACAAACGACTGCGAGCCCTGCAAGCGGCCCGGCGCCATGGCCAGCTTCTCCGACTCGACGATGGACGTCCAGTTCTCCGACGGTACGCTCTTGCGGGGCGTCCGGTCGGCCAATCGCACCATCATGAGCGTCGGCGGACTCGACCGGCAGGCCATCCGACTCACCTATCTCGAAGGAGGCCGCTGCCACGACACGACAGTGGATGCCGCGTTCGTCAGTTCATTTTTACACGAAGGCATCGGCGGAACGCATGATCCGCTTCGCTATCCCGTACTGCCTGCTCGTGAAGTATTCAACCATACCCTCACCAAAGACGAACGCAGTTTTGTAGAATTCACCGGGCTTGTCGGCTACGGTGGCAGCGATACGTCGGGGCGCAAGATCGGTTTTACCTCAACCTACTTCGCACTCGAAGCCATATTCGCACCACTTGGCGACGCACTCGGCGATCATTTCACGGCAGCCGTCGGCGGCGGGGCGCTCTTCGAAGGTGGGCGAACACGATTCCCATTGTACCTACAGCTTCGATACGACTTGTTCGCGCACGGGCAATACCAGACGATCAATACCTTCTTACCGGATAGTTGTGCATTTCGCACGCCACTCGGCCTAACCGCAGCCGTTGCATCCGATGGGTATGAAGCACGTCCGACCGGCTCTGCCGAAGACTCAAGCGTGATCTTGCAAGAGGATCATGTGCTTATTCGGCCGTCATTCCGCCCGTTCGCGTATATCGAAGGTGGTACGCTCTTCGATAGCAAATTTACCGGAAGCGGAACACCCGATAACGTAGTCAACCCAGAAGCACGGAAACCGATCTTGCTCGGCGCCGGGATTGGCGTACCGATCGCCGATATTCTGATTCTGACGCTCGGGTATCGCTACATGCAGCTACATCTGGCAACGCCGTGTGAGGAATGCGTCGATCGTTCCGTCATCAATAGAAACACGGTGCATAGTATCACACTCAAAGGAGCATACCGACTCTCATGGTAGCCATTCGCACCAGATCGTTCTATGCCCTGCTTGCGATGGCTGTGATCGCGGGGCTCAGTTGCCAGCTTCCGACACAACCAGGGACGAACACCGTTCCGGTCAAACTGCGGTTGCTCGTTCGCGATTCGTCCGGCATCGCCATGCCCGGCGCGCATATTGCACTCTACCGCGCAGCCGATAGTTCGCTTGTCGTCCCGAATACGATCGACGATGCAGCATCGACGAGTTTCTATTCGCTCACAGTCCCGATCCTCGGCGAGCGATATTTTGCAGTTGCGGAGCCGCCAGTATCTACCGCTTTGACGAAGTACTCGCCCGCACACGATACCATCCGCTTTGTCATGCCCTGTACCGATCACAGCGAGACATTCGTGTTCGAACGTCGCGACAGTATTCCCTGCGGCACCACGACATTCGAGCGGACGGTGGATCTTGGCACGATCTGTGTCGACAAAGACACCGCGCTAACATTTACCGCCGGTGATTTTACACATGGCTGTAGCCCCAGCGCGTCGATCGTATCGATTACGTCGCCAACGATCGCAGGGCTGACCATCACGCCGTTCTTCCGTTCGCCCGAAACCCCGATCACCAACTTCCCTGCGACCTGGGCTTCCGCCCGACCGCTCGCCGTGCGAATCGCATTTACGTCTATTCTGCATCAACCGGTGACCTTCGACGGCAACGACATTGTCATCGATGCCTCGCCGTCGGTGAAGATCACCATCCATCTCAAAGGCAAAGGCATTGTGTGCGATAATTGCGATTGTCCTTCGTATGATTCGGTCAGCTTCGGACTCGACAAGAGCGGGAAAGATACGAATGCGGCAGATATCGGCGATCCGACGAAGACCACGACGATCGACCTCTCCGCAATCAACAACTCGAACGACGCTGGCTGCGACGTGCTCTTCACCCGCATTAAGAACTTTTCGAATCCGCAGCTCAATCTGCGTTCCTTCTCGGGCTCGTCGGGCGGTGGTAGCGTAACGCTGAGCTCGCATGCGTCGCTTGGGTCGATGGTCGTCGACTTCACGGCGCAGACACGAGGCGAGTTCGTCGATACTGCATTCTACAAGGTACAGAAACGCTCGCAAAGCGGCGCCATCACCGATTGCGATACGCTCCCGGTTATCTATCACGGCAAGGTCGGGCAAGGACTCTGCAGTATCGACACACCGAGCACGAACTCGTCGACCGATTCGTATCTGAAAAATGATACCATCACCAACTGCGTCGGCGAGGATAAGAACAGTCGCTACATTTGCATCAAAAATACCGGCGACGGCAAGCTGCACTTCACGTTCACCTATGCGCAGAACGATCCGCAATTCGAGATCCACTACGACCCCACCGGCATCGTCTATCGGGGAGAGGACGTCGTGATTCCCGTAGGCGGATCCCAATGCTTCACACTGCATTTTATTCCCGACGCAGGGAAGGTATTCGCCACTACGCCGCCGACAACGATCTTCAAGAATTCCATCGATCCGTGCTCGATCACACTACCGGTAGTCGGGCAGGCGCTTCCGCAATGTATCCACTGTCTCGACGGCGCGATCAGCCAGTATGCGATCACCACCACATCGTATGGCGGATTTATCTTCCAGGCGAACGATCAGTTTACCTTCAATTCCGATCCGAACGTAACGCCCGATATCTACGCGTCGAATGTCGGCGCGACATCGTTGACGCTTGTGTCGAATAGCGGGACGCAGTTTCAGAAGGTACAGTCGAACTATACACCATCGAAGCCGGGGATCAAGTTCTGCGACGATCCAGTTCCGCCCGCGGCACAGACACTCTGTACGAGCGGCGGCGGTAGTTCGACCATCACGGCGAATGTACACGACCTCATCCTCTTCAAGAGTTCGGCGGGCCGGTGCGGACTGATCTACATCGACAACATCTATCAATCGAACGGCATCTGGGTCGCGGTATTCCAGGCCTCATACCCTATCAATTAGCATGAAGCGCGCCACGGCACTCATCATCACTATACTCTGGATCGCCGATGCTCGGGCGCAACTCAATACGTCCGCCGACGACTACGCCCCTGCATTCCGCAGCTTTGCGAATGGTCGTACAGAATTGTGGTTCACCTCTGCCCGAGCGACGAAGCAAGGCCGTTCGCGTTCGATCTTCATGCTTGAGTCCGACTCGACCTGTCCTGCAAATACGCTTGAAGTATCTTCGCCGATCAACCAATCGCACGGCCGCGAGAATGATGTACTACTCGACGGAACGCCGTCGTTCGCATCGTGCGACCCGTCGCATGGGGTGTTCACCTCGAATCGCACCGTAAACGGAAAATACTTCGGCACCGACATATATGAGATGAGAGAACACAACGAGCAGTGGACCGTGACTCGTCTCGATGCCGTCTGCTCGAACGATTGGGACGACTCCCCCGCGCTCTCGGCCGATGGCACACGCCTCTATTTTTCATCCGATCGCTTGAACCCCGGCAATCGAACGGCCGATCTGTTCATCAGTACGTTCGAAAGCGGTGCGTGGACGAAACCGCGACCGCTCGATGCAATCAATACCACAGAGTTCAGCGAAGAGACACCCTTTGTCGGCGACGACGGCTACCTTTATTACTCATCGAACAAGACCGGCGATTACGATATCTATCGTGTTCATCTCACGGCCGATGGCATGCCGAGCGGCACACCGGAGGCAATGCCCTACGACGCGATCAACTTCAAAGGCTCCGACGAAACGCATCCGTGCATCTCTCCCGGCGGCTCGTTCTTTCTGTTTTCGACGAATGCCGGAGCGAACGGTCGCAAGAAAGATTTCGATATTCGTTGGGTGCGCTCGACCAGCGAACAAGCACAGATCGAACTCGATACCAGAAAGCGCCGGCATCAATCCACGGAACATGCGTCGGTACTCGTACATTTTACAACAAACGGCTACGAGAAAATCATACGGTCCCCTGTTACGGGACCAATGCAGTTGAAGCCCGATGATTTTCTTCCCGAGTCTCCGTCGCCGATGAACGATCCGAAGTTCTTTCAAACAATCCTCCGCGCCGAGCCGGATTCGGGGCGCTTCATCAGTGCCGTCGATACGATCGTCTCCTCTCGTCTGTGCCGCAACACGCTCCAGCATACGCTCTTCCTGTGGGATACATCAGTCTACTACGAACCGAGTTGCATCGACACATTTCCTATCAAGAAGGTGCAGTACTTCGTCACAGGTTATTGGTGTCCCACGACAAAGCGGTTCGCGAAGTACGAAGATTGCCCGACACTCTTCATCGACTCGGCCTGCGAGCAGCCACCATGCACGAATAACGATCTGTACAGTTTCAAGATCACAACCGACCCCACGCATAGTGAGTGTATCGACTACAACGAGTTCGACACCAAAGGGAAACAATTTGCGACCGATGTTGACGATGCGATCGACGAGCACCTCAAGGCAATGGAATCGGCCTTTGGCAGTGCATGTCTTCGGCGAGCAGTTGCAAAACGCAAACCCGTGCAGGTCGTGGTCGAAGGCTTTACCGATCCACGTGGCTACGGAAGCGATTGCCACTATTTCGGCGCGACGATCGACTTCACGAAGAGCTTCGTGCAAGTGCCCGATACGATGAAGTCGCACTTCCGTCACGACACGCCGATGAAGAAATATGGGTATGGCGGCAATCAATTACTATCCGAACTGCGCGCCTACAACCTCGCCGTACTCCTTGATAACCTCTGGACCGAACAGATCGCCCAGTACCGCGAGCTCAAAGCGTCGGGTTTATTAACCGTGCTCGCCGTCGGTCGCGCAGTCGATCAACACGACATCCCCTTCGACCGGCGCCGTTCGGCCGAAGTGCGCATCAGCTCGTTCACCGACGAACCGATCGTCCGCACCGAAGTACCCGAACCCGGCGCAACAGTCGTGGTGTGCGAAGATTGTCGGTAAAGCAGCGAGGTCTGATGCTTCACTGAAAATCCTTGCACACAACGAAGAAACGCAATGGCGGGGCCTCAGTGTGTTTCGGCGAACGATTAATCGCCGCTCTCAGAATGGCATCGTTGTAATCGTTGAAACTGAACAACAGCCATGTTTCCCAACGAGAACTTCTTATTCCGATCACAGGCAAAGTAATTCAACACATCCGATTCAACCAATTTGCTATTTTGTGATCGCCGCCACTCGCTTGGTCGAAGTGAGGATATGCAAGTATAGACTCTGGAGCGCCTCGTGTCGAGAGTCTGATAGAAATGGAAAGACCGCGTTTGAAACGCGGTCTTTCTATAGTACAGAGATCGTAAAGACTTATTTGAAAAACTCGGCCATCTTCTGCGCTTCGCCGACGAGGGTGTAGGCTTTCTGGAATTGCTTGTCGCTCTTTAAGAGAATCTTCGCACGGACGTCGTACCCGAAGAGCTGGTAGCCGATCTCGGCGCGGATCCAGTCCTTGAGGAAATTGCGATCTGTTTCGAGTTCTTTATCGTCGAGCTTTGTACGCTTATCGACGGTTTTGCCTGCTTTCTCCTCGGCTTTTGCAATCTTGTCTTTGGCCTTTGCTATCAACGAATTGATCGTTTCGTCGGAGACCGTGAAATTCTTCAAATATGAATCGGCCGTGTACTGCTTATGCATCGACGCACCGTTCGAGCTGACGTAATCCTTGGTATAGTCATACACCACAGCCGAAGCGAAAACTTCGATTCCCGATTTCGTCAGTGTATCGGCCTTCACGATAAAGTCCGGCGTGATGCCGCCGCCACCAAAGATCATACGGCCGCCGGCGGTCTTGAACTTCGGACGCGAAGAGTCCGCCTGGTTCACGTCGATACTATGCGAGAAATTATCTTCGTCATCACCGTCAGGATTCACAATCCCCTTCACATACTTCGCGCCGTCGTATGGGCGTTGGATGGAGCGGCCGCTCGGCGTGTAGTACCGCGAGATCGTCAGGCGAATGGCGCTGCCGTCGTCGCCCAACGGGAATTGGCGCTGCACAAGCCCTTTGCCGAATGTCGTGACTCCGACGATCGGTGCACGATCGAGATCCTGCATCGCACCGCTAAAGATTTCGCTTGCGCTGGCCGACCCATTGCTCACGAGCACCACGAGCGGAAGCTTTTCGTATGCCTGCCCCGGATGAGAGAAATCGACCTCGTCGAAGCTCGATACGCGGCCTTTGGTATAGACGATCGTCTTTGTACCGCCAATGAACTCGTCGGCGATCTCAACAGCCTGTTCGAGATATCCGCCCGGATTTCCACGCAAGTCGAGGATCAGCGACTTCATCCCTTGCGCTTTCAGATCTTCCAGTGCCTTTACCATCTCGTCATGCGAGGTCTGGATGAAATGCGTCAGTGCAATGTATGCCGTCTTATCGTCAACCATGAAGTGCGAGGTGACGCTGGAAAGCGGGATAACATCACGGGTAATCTCAAAATGGAGGAGGTCAGGCGAACCGCTGCGCACAACGGATACCGTTACACGTGTCCCCTTCGGCCCGCGAAGGTTCTTTTTGACGGAGTCTTCGGTAAACCCTTTCGTCGCACGGCCGTCGATCAGCACGATCTTATCGCCGGCAAGCAAACCGACCTTCTCGCTTGGGCCGCCGGGAATAACCTGTTCGACAAGAATGGAGTCGTGGTTCAACGCGAACGACACGCCGATTCCCTCGAAGTTGCCTCGGAAATCTTCGTCTGACTGCTTCACGTTCGTCGGCGGCATATACACCGAATGCGGGTCAAGCTCTTTGAGCAACCCGACGATCGCGGCTTCGTTGAGCTTGCCGAGATCGACCTTGTCGACGTAATACTGCGAGACGAGGGTGAACACCTCTTTGAACTTTACCAGCTGCTGGTACTCGTTATCGAGGGAGAACGCTTGCTGAATACGGGAGCCAAGCAGTGCGCTGCAAACCACAAGCACGACTGCGAGCGAGGCAAGTCGGCGCTTACTGTACAAAAACGATTTCATAGATATCGGATTCCTTCTCTTGAATTTGCAACACACCCCCTGCCGCCGAAGTTCAGCCGAGGCTTAGCGGACGGTCGTTCTGGACGTATCGTCGGCCGGCACCGTAATCGTGAACGTCCCGCTCGGGATACGGCGACTGACAAGCCAGGGATTGTAAATTTTCACATCCTTATACGAATACCCCAACCCCACTGCCCAGTCTGCGATGCTTTCGATCGGCCCGTTCACACTAATTGATTTGACATTGTGCAGGCTGTATCGCGGCACGTGACCGAACTTGAGTCCATATCGGTCACCATGTTCGAGCAATTCCTTTATTGCTGCGATACGGAACACATATCGCATAGTTTCCTCGTTGATATAGAGGTTCCAATAGTTCGTTTGGTGTTGGTACCGCAGCACCTCCGCGACATTGTCCTCGCTCATGTTATACGCAGCGCAGGCAAGCAAATAGTCGTTAAACTGGGCCTTCAGTGTTGCGAGATACCTGATCGCAGCACCTGTCGATTTGTACGGATCGAGGCGTTCGTCAATGTCGTCGTCAACACGCAGGCCCCACCGCTGGGCCGTCGGCGGGATCATCTGCCAAAAACCATGAGCCTTCGCCGGCGATTCGACGTTTCGCACGCCGCTTTCGGCAACCATCAGGTACTTCAGGTCGCGATCGAGGCCGTTCGCGTCGAGCGACGAATCGATCATAGACTCCCACCTGCCCAGACGTTTCCACCACAGGATTAATTGATCCGAATTGACGAGATTATAATAGAATTCGCGCTCAAACCGCTCCCGGACCTCCCAATCTTCAAGCAGCGGCAGTTGCTTGCCGAAGAGAACGACATTCGTCGGAGGGGTTACCGCAGTAACCGATATCGTATGCGAGCCGATCGTATCCACAAGGACCGAAGCGCCCGCACCCGAGACATTTCCGTTGCGATTAAATAGAAAGAACAGCAGTGCCAGCGGCACAACACCAAGCAGCAGACCGTATGAAAAATATTTGATCTTCACGAAGTAGAGATCACCAGCCGAGCGACCGCATCTCGCCCGAGACCTCGAGCGTTCCGATCACGTCCTTCATAGACGAACAGCCCTGCGATGTGAGCAGTTGCGTCAGTTCGTCACGGACACGGATCGACGCATCCGGATGCACAAAGTTCATCGTACCGATCTGCACCGCACTCGCGCCGACGATGAAGAATTCCATCGCATCGGAAGCAGTGGCAATCCCACCGATCCCAATAATGGGGAGTTTCGTAGCTTTTCGGGCTTCGTAGACTTTCGCAATTGCAATCGGACGAATTGCAGGACCGGAGAGGCCTCCGGTGACCGTCGACAACCTCGGACGTTTCGTCCGGATATCCACCGACATGCCGACAACCGTATTAATAAGCGATATTGCGTCGGCACCGCAATCTTCGCATGCCTGTGCGAACGGTGCTACACTCGTGACGTTCGGCGTGAGTTTGATCGCCAACAGTTTTTTTGTCAGCGGACGCAGTGCCCGAACAACTTCTTCGACCATCCCCACATTCGTGCCGAACGAAAGTCCCCCGTCTTTGACGTTCGGGCAGCTTACGTTGATCTCATAGCCTACTAAGTTACCTGTCGCATTTGCTTCGATCTTCTCGAGCACACTGCAATACTCCCCGACGCTCGACGCGGCGATGTTTGCGATGATCTTTGTGTCGAACTCTGCGAGATACGGCAATTTCTCGGTGACGAATGCATCGACACCTACATTTGCAAGACCGATGGAGTTGAGCATCCCGGATGGCGTTTCGACAATGCGGCGTGGGAAGTTACCAGGGCGCGGATTCCAGCTAACCGATTTCGTTACAATCGCACCGATACCACTAATATCGCAGAAACGGGCAGCTTCGGAGCCATAGCCGAACGTCCCGCTGGCTACGAAGATCGGATTGGCAAATCGTACGCCCGCGATCTCGATTCCCAGATTGACGGTCGTTGCGGATTTTGAAGATTTCTCGTTCACGCTCATTAGAATACGATCTGCTCCCGTTCGAATGACGGTCCGTGTGTGCAGACCAAATGAAATTTCTTTCCAGTTTTCTCGAGTTCTGCCGCTGTGGTTTGTACAGGGCATCCCTGGCAGATTCCGACGCCGCAGGCCATCTCTGTCTCGAGGCTCACCTCGCAAGGAATATCGAACTCTGCCGCAAGCGTCGTTGCAGCACGCATCATTGGTGTTGGACCGCAGACGAACAGTTTGGGGTGAGCATACGCGACGGAGCGCAGATCGCTTCGCAGAAGATCGATAACGGACCCTCGATATCCCTTGCTGCCGTCGTCTGTTGCGTAATGGACGCGTTTGAGATACTCATCGGCAAAGAGACGTTCGTTGCGCGCACCGTAATATGTCTCGAATGGGATATTGCTGGACTCACACGCTTGCGTAAGCGATGGCATCGAGGCAACACCAACGCCACCAACCAATAGAATGGCAGTTGAAAATGATCCCGAATTGTATTTCCAAGGCGATCCTAACGGCCCGATCACATCGAGCGAATCCCCGACCAGTGCCTTCGATAATTCCTCCGTCCCTTTCCCATGGATCTGAATGATCACTTCGATCCATCCTTCACCCGTCTGATAGACGCTGAACGGACGACGCAATAGCGGGTCAATGGCACCCGTTCGTGGAAGGATATTGACGAATTGTCCCGGCTGAACGGACGAAGCAATCGTAGGAGCCGCGAGGCGCAGGACGAAGAGGTCGTGTGTTAGTGTTCGCTTTGCGACGAGGGGTGCAAGCACTGCGTACGAAAGAAGTGAATGTCTCTAAACGATACGCGTGCAATAATCATTTCGGCGCGACAGGTTTCGTCGTATCCTGAACGGGTCTGACGGCGGTACGACGACGCTCGATGTCGGCAAGAGCGTATGCAATTTTGGGCTTGAGATATTCGGCATACCGTGAGAACGGGTATTCCTTCACGACCCGGGAATAGTAGACCAACGCGGAATCGTATTTCTTGCCATCTTCGTAGTAAGTCCCGATCGTATAGAGCGCACGCGGGGCGACATCTTCGCGGGGATATTGTGCCACAATGGAAAGTAACGCAGGCTTCACGAATTCGATCGAACTGGTCTTTAACGATGCTCCGGCATTTCGGTAAGCTATTTCGCCAGGCGAATCTTTCCCTCGTTTGCCACTATACTCGATCGCGGCTTGCTGTGCATATTTTGTCTCGCCAAAATCTTTTTGCAGAACGCCGATCAACGAATCCCGCACCTCCGGATGGC
This Bacteroidota bacterium DNA region includes the following protein-coding sequences:
- a CDS encoding S41 family peptidase, with amino-acid sequence MKSFLYSKRRLASLAVVLVVCSALLGSRIQQAFSLDNEYQQLVKFKEVFTLVSQYYVDKVDLGKLNEAAIVGLLKELDPHSVYMPPTNVKQSDEDFRGNFEGIGVSFALNHDSILVEQVIPGGPSEKVGLLAGDKIVLIDGRATKGFTEDSVKKNLRGPKGTRVTVSVVRSGSPDLLHFEITRDVIPLSSVTSHFMVDDKTAYIALTHFIQTSHDEMVKALEDLKAQGMKSLILDLRGNPGGYLEQAVEIADEFIGGTKTIVYTKGRVSSFDEVDFSHPGQAYEKLPLVVLVSNGSASASEIFSGAMQDLDRAPIVGVTTFGKGLVQRQFPLGDDGSAIRLTISRYYTPSGRSIQRPYDGAKYVKGIVNPDGDDEDNFSHSIDVNQADSSRPKFKTAGGRMIFGGGGITPDFIVKADTLTKSGIEVFASAVVYDYTKDYVSSNGASMHKQYTADSYLKNFTVSDETINSLIAKAKDKIAKAEEKAGKTVDKRTKLDDKELETDRNFLKDWIRAEIGYQLFGYDVRAKILLKSDKQFQKAYTLVGEAQKMAEFFK
- a CDS encoding lytic transglycosylase domain-containing protein, whose amino-acid sequence is MKIKYFSYGLLLGVVPLALLFFLFNRNGNVSGAGASVLVDTIGSHTISVTAVTPPTNVVLFGKQLPLLEDWEVRERFEREFYYNLVNSDQLILWWKRLGRWESMIDSSLDANGLDRDLKYLMVAESGVRNVESPAKAHGFWQMIPPTAQRWGLRVDDDIDERLDPYKSTGAAIRYLATLKAQFNDYLLACAAYNMSEDNVAEVLRYQHQTNYWNLYINEETMRYVFRIAAIKELLEHGDRYGLKFGHVPRYSLHNVKSISVNGPIESIADWAVGLGYSYKDVKIYNPWLVSRRIPSGTFTITVPADDTSRTTVR
- a CDS encoding dihydroorotate dehydrogenase; its protein translation is MSVNEKSSKSATTVNLGIEIAGVRFANPIFVASGTFGYGSEAARFCDISGIGAIVTKSVSWNPRPGNFPRRIVETPSGMLNSIGLANVGVDAFVTEKLPYLAEFDTKIIANIAASSVGEYCSVLEKIEANATGNLVGYEINVSCPNVKDGGLSFGTNVGMVEEVVRALRPLTKKLLAIKLTPNVTSVAPFAQACEDCGADAISLINTVVGMSVDIRTKRPRLSTVTGGLSGPAIRPIAIAKVYEARKATKLPIIGIGGIATASDAMEFFIVGASAVQIGTMNFVHPDASIRVRDELTQLLTSQGCSSMKDVIGTLEVSGEMRSLGW
- a CDS encoding dihydroorotate dehydrogenase electron transfer subunit, which encodes MLAPLVAKRTLTHDLFVLRLAAPTIASSVQPGQFVNILPRTGAIDPLLRRPFSVYQTGEGWIEVIIQIHGKGTEELSKALVGDSLDVIGPLGSPWKYNSGSFSTAILLVGGVGVASMPSLTQACESSNIPFETYYGARNERLFADEYLKRVHYATDDGSKGYRGSVIDLLRSDLRSVAYAHPKLFVCGPTPMMRAATTLAAEFDIPCEVSLETEMACGVGICQGCPVQTTAAELEKTGKKFHLVCTHGPSFEREQIVF